DNA sequence from the Thermococcus gammatolerans EJ3 genome:
AGGACAATGCTCTTCAACATAAAGAGGCTCGACTGGGACGACGAGCTACTTGAAATCTTCGGGATTCCCGAGGGGATTTTGCCAGAGGTGAGAGAATCGAGCGAGGTCTACGGCTACACGAAGAAGGAGCTTTTGGGTGCTGAGATTCCCGTGAGCGGTGACGCCGGTGACCAGCAGGCGGCGCTGTTCGGACAGGCAGGCTTCGAGACTGGAATGGTAAAGGCCACCTACGGAACGGGAAGCTTCATCCTGGCCAACACGGGAAAGACCGTCCGCTACTCCGACAATTTGCTCACGACGATAGCATGGGGACTCAACGGAAAGGTCACCTACGCCCTTGAGGGAAGCATTTTCGTAACGGGTGCAGCGGTTCAGTGGCTCCGCGACGGGATAAAGATTATCAAAAAAGCTTCCGAGACCGAGGAACTCGCGACCAAGCTGGAGAGCAACGAAGGAGTCTACTTCGTCCCGGCCTTCGTCGGCCTCGGCGCACCTTACTGGGATCAGTTCGCGAGGGGACTGATAATCGGCATAACGCGCGGAACGGGAAGGGAGCACCTCGCGAGGGCAACGCTTGAGGCGATAGCGTACCTTACGCGCGACGTTATCGAGGAGATGGAGAAGCTCGTGGGGATAAAGGAGCTCCGCGTTGACGGCGGGGCAACGGCAAACGACTTCCTGATGCAGTTCCAAGCGGACATACTGAACAGGCGCGTTGTCAGGCCCGTAGTCAAGGAAACCACCGCGCTCGGCGCTGCCTATCTGGCGGGACTGGCCGTCGATTACTGGGAGAGCCTTGAAGAGATAGAGAGCCTCTGGAAGGTGGAGAAGGTGTTCGAACCAGGTATGGACGAGGAAACGAGGAGAAAGCTCTACCACGGCTGGAAGGAGGCGGTAAAGAGGGCCATGGGCTGGGCGAAGGTCGTTGGGATCTGAGAATAAAATGAACACTTCCGTTCATCTGAATACTGTTCACCCATGTCCTTTTTGCTAATGCCCCAAAGAGTTCTTTCCTCGCCCTTTCACCAAACTAAAGGTTGAGGAAAGCTTTAAAACACCCGACATCGTTTCTGGAGTCAGATTGAGGTGAAGATTATGAAGACGAAAGTCGCTATAATAGGGGCTGGAATCAGCGGGGCGAGCATAGCGAGGGTTCTCAGCAGGTACGAGAACCTCGAAGTCCACCTGATAGAGAAGGCCCCGGACGTCGGCTGGGGAGTGAGCAAGGCCAACACAGCTCTGATTCACGGTGGCTACGACGACGACCCCGAGAAGTATCCCACGAGGGCGAAGCTGTGCATAAGGGGGAACAAGCTCTGGCACCAGTGGGTCAAGGAGCTTGAGATTCCGCACGTCTGGAACGGGGCCCTGATAGTCGCAACGAAGGATGAGGACTTTGACGAGCTCGAGAGGCTTTTAGAGCGCGGAAGGAAGAATGGCGTCCCCGAGATGAGAATCGTTGATAGGGATGAGCTCTTCCACCTTGAGCCAAACCTCACGAGGGAAGCGATTGGAGCTTTATGGGTTCCAATAGTGGGCCAAATTGGGCCGATTCCAGCCGTTATTGCGATAACCGAGAACGCCGTTGCGAACGGTGTGAAGACGCACCTCGAGACGGAGGTTACTGGCATAAAAGTCGAGAACGGCGAGGTTAAGGGCGTTGAGACGAAGGACGGCTTCATCGAGGCTGATATCATCATCAACGCCGCTGGTCTTTACGCTGACAAGATAGCAAGGATGGCCGGCATAGACTACTTCGAAATCCACCCGAGAAAAGGTGAGTACTGGATTTTTGACGACGACGTTCCCGGGCCGAAGCGCGTCCTCTTTCCGACGCCGACGCCGATAAGCAAGGGAATAGTTGTGACCACCGAGATTTCTGGCCATCTGATGATAGGGCCGAACGCCCAGGATTTACCGCCCGAGGAGAAAGAAAACCTCGCCACGACCAAGGAGGGCCTTGAGCAGGTCTGGGAGGGAGCCAAGAAGCTCTGGCCGCAGCTGCCCCCAAGAAGCAAGGTAATCAGGACCTTTGCAGGTCTGAGGCCCGAGCCGACTGGAGGGGACTTCATAATCAAAGCCGAGGAAGAGGTCTGGGGCTTCATCAGCGTCGCTGGAATACGCTCACCCGGCCTGACGAGCGCCCCTGCGATAGCCTATGAGGTAGCGGAGATTATAAAGCGCGACCTTGGAATCGAGCTGAAGGAAAAGGAGAAGTGGAACCCCTACAGGAAGGAAATCAGCCACTTCTTCACCATGACACCCGAGCAGGTGAACGAGGCTATCAAGAAGAACCCCGCTTACGGAAAGATAGTGTGCCGCTGTAACAACGTCAGCGAGGGCGACATCCTTGAGGCCATAGAGAGGATGAAGTTCATAGGCGTTAAAACGCCGAGTGTTGATTCCGTCAAGTTCAGGACTAAAGCCACAACGGGAACCTGCCAGGGAAGCTTCTGCAGGCCGAAAATTGTCCAGCTTCTTGCCAGGGAATACGGAGTAGAGCCCTGGAAAGTTACGCTGAAGGGTAAGGGAAGCGAGATTGGAATAGGAGACGTCAAGGTTCTCCTCAGGGGGGATGCCTGATGTTCCCGGAGATTCCGATGCTGAGCTACGACGTCGTTGTGGTCGGTGGCGGTCCTGCAGGAATGGCGGCCGCGATTAGAGCCAAAGAACTCGGGCTAAAGGTTTTGCTCCTCGACGAGAACGACTATCTCGGAGGAATACTCCCCCAGTGCATTCACCCCGGCTTCGGCCTGCACTACTACAGAGAGGAGCTGACAGGACCCGAGTTTGCTTCGCGCCTCGCGAAGAGGCTGGTCGAGCTTGGCGTGGAGTACAGAACGGCCGCGAGGGTTCTCGAGATTAAAAACTACTCCGACCTCGAAAAGGTCGTAATCTTCACATCGCCGAGCGGAGCCTATCAGGTCTGGGCGAAGGCGGTAATCTACGCCGCGGGAGCTCGCGAAAGACACGCCTTCGAGATTGGAATCGTCGGCGACAGGGTTTCGGGAATCTACACGGCAGGAGAGGCCCAGACGCTGATGGACCTCTATGGCATAATGCCCGGTAAGGAGATAGTCATCGTGGGTTCGGGCGACGTTGGCTTGATAATGGCGCGTCGCTTTGCCCTTGAGGGCGCGAAGGTCAAGGCCGTTGTCGAGCTGATGCCCTATCCAGGTGGCCTGGCAAGGAACGTCATGATTCTGAAGGATTTCAATATTCCTCTCTACCTGAGCCACAAGGTCGTGGAAGTCCGCGGAAAGGGCCGCGTTGAGCGGGTAAAGGTTGTCAGGGTCGACGAAAACCTCAACGAAATTCCCGGAAGCGAGTTCTGGATTGAGGCGGATACGTTGATAATATCTGCAGGTCTCGTCCCGAGCGTCAAGAAACTGAAAAAGATAGGGGTTGAGATTGACCCCGCAACGGGCGGACCGGTCGTGAACGACAGGCTGGAAACCAGCGTCCCCGGAATATTCGTTGCAGGGAACTCGCTCCTGATAAACGACCTCGTTGACTACGTTGCCGAGCAGGGCGAATTAGCGGCGGAAGGTGCGAAGGAGTTCATCGAGAACGGGGGAATCGAGAGCAGGAAGTGGGTTAAGGTAGAGAAGGGTGAAAACGTCCGCCTGATTGCGCCCCACTACCTCAGCGGCGACAGGGACGTTTACCTCTACCTGCGCGTGTCCAAGCCGATGGAGGACGTCGAGCTCAGGATTCCAGAGATAGGCAAGAGAATGAAGCTCCCCGT
Encoded proteins:
- the glpK gene encoding glycerol kinase GlpK, with product MERYVLSLDEGTTSARAIIFDRESNIIGLGQYEFPQHYPKPGWVEHNPEEIWDAQFRAIKTALERAKVEPSQIAAIGVTNQRETTIVFDRDGKPLYNAIVWQCRRTAEMVEEIKREYGDMIKGKTGLVPDAYFSASKLKWLLDNVPGLREKAEKGEVLFGTVDTFLIYRLTGEHVTDYSNASRTMLFNIKRLDWDDELLEIFGIPEGILPEVRESSEVYGYTKKELLGAEIPVSGDAGDQQAALFGQAGFETGMVKATYGTGSFILANTGKTVRYSDNLLTTIAWGLNGKVTYALEGSIFVTGAAVQWLRDGIKIIKKASETEELATKLESNEGVYFVPAFVGLGAPYWDQFARGLIIGITRGTGREHLARATLEAIAYLTRDVIEEMEKLVGIKELRVDGGATANDFLMQFQADILNRRVVRPVVKETTALGAAYLAGLAVDYWESLEEIESLWKVEKVFEPGMDEETRRKLYHGWKEAVKRAMGWAKVVGI
- a CDS encoding NAD(P)/FAD-dependent oxidoreductase; the protein is MKTKVAIIGAGISGASIARVLSRYENLEVHLIEKAPDVGWGVSKANTALIHGGYDDDPEKYPTRAKLCIRGNKLWHQWVKELEIPHVWNGALIVATKDEDFDELERLLERGRKNGVPEMRIVDRDELFHLEPNLTREAIGALWVPIVGQIGPIPAVIAITENAVANGVKTHLETEVTGIKVENGEVKGVETKDGFIEADIIINAAGLYADKIARMAGIDYFEIHPRKGEYWIFDDDVPGPKRVLFPTPTPISKGIVVTTEISGHLMIGPNAQDLPPEEKENLATTKEGLEQVWEGAKKLWPQLPPRSKVIRTFAGLRPEPTGGDFIIKAEEEVWGFISVAGIRSPGLTSAPAIAYEVAEIIKRDLGIELKEKEKWNPYRKEISHFFTMTPEQVNEAIKKNPAYGKIVCRCNNVSEGDILEAIERMKFIGVKTPSVDSVKFRTKATTGTCQGSFCRPKIVQLLAREYGVEPWKVTLKGKGSEIGIGDVKVLLRGDA
- a CDS encoding NAD(P)/FAD-dependent oxidoreductase; translation: MFPEIPMLSYDVVVVGGGPAGMAAAIRAKELGLKVLLLDENDYLGGILPQCIHPGFGLHYYREELTGPEFASRLAKRLVELGVEYRTAARVLEIKNYSDLEKVVIFTSPSGAYQVWAKAVIYAAGARERHAFEIGIVGDRVSGIYTAGEAQTLMDLYGIMPGKEIVIVGSGDVGLIMARRFALEGAKVKAVVELMPYPGGLARNVMILKDFNIPLYLSHKVVEVRGKGRVERVKVVRVDENLNEIPGSEFWIEADTLIISAGLVPSVKKLKKIGVEIDPATGGPVVNDRLETSVPGIFVAGNSLLINDLVDYVAEQGELAAEGAKEFIENGGIESRKWVKVEKGENVRLIAPHYLSGDRDVYLYLRVSKPMEDVELRIPEIGKRMKLPVVKPAEMLRIKLKAEEIRKAERLTVEVVKA